The sequence CTGCGAGACCTTATTCAGGTTAAAATCGTTCGTCACGATCACGGCATCAAGCTGCTGGCCCAATTCGATCAGCTTCAGATCGACCTCCTTGACGGCCGGAAAGTCGGTCTCTACTATCTGCACGTCGAGTTTTGTATTGCTCCTCAGCCGCTGGAGCATATCGAGCCCACGCCGGCCACGCTGTCGCTTTGACGAATCAGGCGAGTCCGCCACCTGCTGCAATTCAGCCAGGATAAAGTTGGGAATGATCAATGAGCCGCCGAGAAAGCCCGTCTCCGCGACATCTGCGATGCGGCCGTCGATGATCACGGACGTATCGAGTATCTTGTAATCACGAGTGGAGGATTTGTCGCTAAATATGCCGCCGAGCGCAGAGAGGTCGAGATAATCGCCCTTTGCCGCTCCGACCATCAGCCCGACGTAGCCCATAAAAAAGGCCAGCGTTATCGTAAGAAACGTCTGCATTTCTGCCGACACAGCCGCTTCTTTTTGGATCGAGATGAGCACCCCAATCAGGAAGGCCCCGATAATGCCTAATATCGAGCCCACTGCGGCACCGATCAGCGTCTTAAGCGACGCCCGCCGCACACGCATCTCAAAGCCTATAATGAGCAGGGCAATCACGCCGCCGAGCACACCCGAAAGCAGACGCCGCGTGCTCTCGTCCCCGATATTGCTCAGCCCGAACCGCTGCGTTCTCTCAAAAGGGACAAGCAAATAACCGAGCAGAACAAGAAAGCCGACGAACGCTATCCTGATAATGAGAACGTCCAGTCTCACAGCAGGAAATGTTACCACAAAATATAGGAGCGAGGTTAGCCGTGGAATATGCCCCCGGATCGAGCTTGGCGAAAGCAGATCAGCCGCAGATAAAACGGATAACGCAGATAAGGAAGATTATTTCAAATCTTCTCCTATCCGCGCTTCTCCGCGTGATCCGCGGCTAATTTCCTTACGGTATATAAGCCTTCGGCATAGGCGTATCGGTCGGGGCACCGAACTGGACGCCGGTGTAGCCTTGCGTCGAGCGGAGCATGTGCCAGATGCCGGCACGGTAGACCGCACGGTCGTACTTGTTGTCCGCGTCGTAGTCGCCGGGAATCGGGATGTCACCCGTTGTGCCAAACGGCTGGAACTCGACCTGGCCGTCAGAGCTTCTCTTGACGATCCACAACCCGTCACGGAACACGGCGATGTCGTCCTTGTTGTCGCCGTCGTAGTCCGCAGGGACAGGAACGTCAGCCGGGAGGCCGAAGTTTGTTGTCGTGCTGCTGCCGTCGTTGTTGCGGACAACCCAGTCGCCGGTTGACGGGCGATAGTACACCAGATTCGACTTGCCGTCGCCGTCCGTGTCCATCGCATACGGTTTGTCGCCGTTCTGGCCGTGCGTGATAAACGTAAAGCCGCCATTCGCACCGCTCGAATTCACTATGTACCAGGTGCCGTCCGATGGCCGCCACGCCATCACATCTGTCTTCTTGTCACTGTCATAATCGCCTGAGACGAAGATGTCTCCGGTGTTGCCCCACACAGGGAACTTTGCCGTGTTTGTCGAGCTTTCGAGATAGATCAGATCAACGCCATCGGCCGTCGTAAACCTTGACACGCCAAAGTCCGTCTTATTATCGGCATCAAAGTCACCTGCGATGGCAACATCGCCCGTATTCCCAAACTGTATCCCAAAGAAGCTGCCGTTGCCCGAATACTGCGTATAGAACGCACTCAGATTCGGTGCAAACGCCGTCGGCCGCCACACGGTAGTATCCGTCCTGTTGTCACCGTCATAATCACCCCGCGTATACAACGGCGTCGGCGAGACACTCGGACTTGGGCTCGGAGAAGGACTCGGTGTCGGTGTCGGTGTCGGAGTCGGCGTCGGAGTAGGTGTCGGTGTCGGTGTTGGCGTCGGCGTAGGTGTCGGAGTTGGGTTTCCTCCGATCTGACACGAATAGTCAGCAGATTCAAAGGTGATCGACCAGCCGCCTGCCATCTCGCCGACGTTACCCGCGGCGTCATCTACGACAAAGAGGTTCCATGTGCCGTTCAGGCTCGCACTGTTTGTGCCGTAAACGGACGCAAAAGTTGCAGATCCGCCGGGAGCCGGCAGTTGATACAACGGTGGCGGGGCCGGGGCCGGGAAAGAGTCCTGGCCGGCGTCAGCGGTCGGGCGGTAGTCGCCCGACGTGATCACTGTGGGAATAGGCGTCAGTGCCGAATCGAATAGATTCATCGTCACATTCGTGACAAGGTTTGGCCCGCCCTGATCGGACATGATCGTCATCTTCTTGTTTCCGGGGCCGACGAGCAAGATATCCATGTCCGCCGGTGTCGTATGCGAAAGCTGGCTGAACTGGACCTTGATCGTCCGCAAGCCGGTAAGGCCCGAGACGGCGATACCGCTGGGATAGACCGATGCCGGGCCGTTCGTGGTTGTCGGGGCGCCATTCGGAATAGTTATCGCGGCGGTGTTTGAGAATGTGACCGGTGCCTCGGGCACGCCAAGCCTGAAGGTCTGCGTAAATGGTATTTGCGTCCCGGCGTCACTGCTGATATTGATCGTGACCGACTCGAGACTACCGCACGGCGACCCTGCGGGAACCGTATATGGCACGCCCTGCTGCACGGTCGCTCCCGCGGCTATCGTGCCGTAATTGACGCTGCCGCCGCCCGGAACGCTTACCGTTACATTCGTAAGCGGTGCCGCCGTGGGGTTCCGAACGGAAATGTTAAGAAGCACGTTCTCGCCCGGCTCGGGATAGCCGTCATTGTCACCGGGCAGGTCACTCACCGAGAATGGCAGTACATAGGTCGCATTAGGACGTATGAACGACTCGGTCAGAGCAGAGCCGGTATCCGTTGCGGCAAAGCCAAGGCCACGAATTCGAAATCCTTCACGAAAATCCGCCGCATCCGCCTCGGCCTCAGGCCCGATGGACGATGCCAGAGCTGCCGCGATGATCGCGTCGCGTTCCTGGACAAATGTCGGATTAAGCGGTGCCAGCTTCATCCCGTCGGTCACAAACTGGATCTGACGGCGATTGCCTGTTTCGAATCCAAGCCGGGCAATAAACAGTGCCCTTGCCTCAAACAGCAGCGACGCCCAAACCTCGCCCTGATTGTGTACCTCGGTACACGCATTGCCGGCAAATGGCGGCGATGCCGGATAGGCCCCGTCGGTGAGCACGCAGGGAGTGTTGACATCGCCGGCCGTAAGCGGATTGAACGGCCGATTGTTCGGACCGCCTGTCGAAGACAGCACCGCATACGGAAATCGCCGGATGCCGTAATACGAATTCGTAGCTCCCAGGCCGAACACGCCGAATGTCGAGTATGACGCCGCCGCATAGACGCCATTCGCCGGGTCTGTAGCTTCGGACAGGCCGGTTAGCCCGTAAAAGTCACCCCAACCTTCGCCCATTCCCCGGGCACGTTCCGTCCCGAGGCCGCTGGCGTTGCCGTGGAGGCGATTTGAGACGCCATGTGCCAATTCATGCACAACTATCTCGGTATCTAGCGAGCCATCGCGGGCCGGCACCTGCGTGAATACATACATTCGCATCCGGCCGCGGCCGCCGTCTGACGGCGTCATAAAGTTTGCGTTGTTGGTGCCGGCGAAATCCTGCGCCTGTGCCTTGATCCTGTCGAACCCAACACCACCGCGCCCAAAATTGTCATGCTGAAAATTCCTGGCCGCCTCAGTAAAGCCGAGTTGATAAAGGTAATCGTGAAACCGGTTAGTCGTGTAGAAAAGCTGCGTTACCGCACCGGAGCGCGAATTCGCCGTTGTGAGGTCGTCGGGTGGCGGCGGCATTCCGGGCGGCGGATTGTACGCAAAATTGAAAACCCGGTCAACTCCCGGCTGAGGCGCATCGACATCGTCGGGTGGGACGATATTCAGCCCTGCCTCGACCGCATTTCCGTCGGTCCAGCCGCACGTCGGGCAGCCCGACGGGCCGGTGCTGTCGGTGATCCATCCGAGATTATTAAACGCAAGCGGGCCTTCGTTGCCGATCAGCGTCCGGTTGACGCGAGCGATCTGGACGCCCTGAACGCCGCTCGGCGATGTCGGACCCGGCGTGATCGGATTTGGGTTTTCCGAGATGTCCATCGGCGAATTCGGATTGGCATAGACATTGTAGGTCGCCGGCTGTGTCTGATCGTTCACCAGATTCTTGCGCCAGAGCATCGTGCCGGTTGCGGCATCAACGATCACGTAATATGCCGCAGAACCCTTATCGATAAAGACCCGCCAAGCGGCACGCGCCACGCCCGGCTCGGTCGCGAAATAGAATTTTTCGGCTGCGGGAGCGAAATCGTTCGTGCCGAAGTACGTTGCCTTGTCCGTGCTCCGAGTCTCATCCACGGCCATATCGGAAGTTTTGATCTGATAATCTATGTGGCCGGCAGCCGCCCTTAATGCGGCCGACGCATCGCCAAAATCCGTTGCGATCCGTGCCTGATCAAGGCCCGGAGCGAGATTATTGATGACACGAAACATCCGGCCGTTCTTGCCAAATCCGGCCTTGATCTCGCCGCGAAAGACGGGAATATCATTGATGAACTGTTCGAAGTGAGCGAACGAAAGATCGCCGTTAGGATTGGCGTAATCAGCCGTCACCTTGAGCGCGGCCGCCTGCTGGTCGGTTACGCCAAGAAGGTCATTGTTCTGTTGAATGAAACTGCGCAGCGCGTCTGAGCGCGAACCGACCGATCGTTCGGCCAGGTATGCGAGACTGTCCGTCCATACGCCCGTAGCTATGACCTCGGGCGTGCGGATGTCCTGATTGTATTCCACCACCAGCTTTGGCACGCGTGTCCTGAGTTCGCCTTCGGCTCGGACAAACCGATCGCGAATATCTGCTACGCGCCCAGCGTCAACCGCCGAATCGGCCCTCGCCTCGACAAGAAAACCGATCGCCGCCGCGCTTGCGTCGCTGCGGATGTCGTAATACGGCAGTTCCGGCTCGTGGCTGACGGTCCGCGGGAACAGGCCCGCTCCACCGGCACCGGCAGCGTTAGCGAACTTGAACGGCAGGGCAATAACGCCCGTGATCAGGGCAAGCAGCCCCAGCGTCAAACAAATACTGCGGCCAACGGCCGAACGGTTCTCTTTTCTCATTTAATTTTGTTCCTCAGGGATCCTAACCCTCGCACAAGACCACCCATCACGTTCTGAGAACGCGGCGACGGAATAGGAGCGAGTGTCAACTTAGAAAGCTTTCATTTTAGACGAGTACACGCAATTTCGCCAACTTGAACCGACGTGGTTTACATTGGCGCCATTCGGTGGTTCAATTGGGACGTAGCGAATTTTGACATTCCGGCCCGCACCTAAAAGAGATGCCGAGAAGGAAGTTTCGACATACACGCCCGCCCGCAAGTGATCATTCCTTTCAGGAATACCTGCACAACCAGCCCCTGCAATCAACAACGCGCACCGAGTTGCTCCGACTGATCCGCGGCGGCGAAGACACCTATCTTGAATTAAAGGTAAAGCTCTCAAATCCCGAACGCATCACGCAGGGCATCGTCGCCCTGGCCAATACCGACGGCGGAACCATCATCTTCGGCGTCAATGACCAGCTCAGGATCGAGGGCGTCAGCAATCCTGAATGGGTCGTTCAGGAACTCTCGCGAATCTGTCGCGACGAGGTCACGCCGCCGCTTGTGCCGATGATCGACACGATCGCATTTGACAGCGGCAAGCGGATCGTCGCCCTCGACGTGGACGGCCGTCGGCGGCCATATCGGACGCGCGACGGGCGATTCTATATGCGGTTTGGCGCGGAAAAGCGCGAGGTCGCTCGGGACGAGCTGTCATCGTGGCTCGACGAACTGAGACCGCTGGGCTTTGAGAACATCCCGATGCAGACCGCGACTGAAGCCGATTTTGACGATGCCCTGTTGTGGTCATTTGCGAACGCTTTTGACACCGAGGCACCGAACAGGACGCTCTATTCGACAAGTGATTTTTTGCGAAAGGATCTGATGCTGGCGGTCGGCCAAGGCGATGAGTTCTTTCCCACCGTCGCTGCATTGCTGCTGTTCGGAAAGAACGACCGCGTAGCAGAGTTGCTGCCGCGCTCAAACGTGACCGTGGCCCGCTTTTCGGGTGAGAACGGCTCCGCTCAGCTCATCGAGGCCCTCGAGACCAAGGGCAATCTGCTGACTCAGTATGAGACTGTGATCGAGTTCGTAAAACGCTACGTCGATCTCGACAAGGATCCGCCGAAACGCAAACTGGCGCTCGTCGGTGATGCCGTAGCAAAGCCGCGTGGGCGTTATCACCACTATTCCGTTGTCGAGGCGATCATCAACGCCCTGATGCACCGCGACCTTGCATTGCGCGACATCCGCACGCGTATCAACATCTACGATAACGCTATCGAGATCATCAATCCGCGTCGGACGATGGGCTTCTCGCCGCCGGCGTCGCGGGCCATTCGCTACGGCATCACCCAGCGGCTCAATCCGCAGATCGCGGCCATATTCACACGCCGCGAATACGGCATCACCGTCCCGCACGGCGGCCTGCCGATGGTGCTCAAACAATCGCTCCGCTTCTCAGGCCGCAAGCCCGAGATATACATCGCGAATGATGAGTTCAAGCTAAAGATGTATGCGGTCTGAACTGTGTTTTTTGCCAGTCAGCAAGCGGGCTGGCCGCCTCATCTGAGACTGTGTGAAAATGATATCGTATTGAGTTGAGAATGATGGACGATCTTCAACTTTCCGACAAAACTAACGGTCGTGTATCAGATGCCGTGAGCGAGATGGAGTATCCGGACTGCCCGCTGTGCAGCGCATCTGATCGTGACGATCCTGTTGTCAGGCTCGGGGTTCACGGTGTTGTGCGTTGCCGGGCCTGCTCAATGTATTATCTCTATCCACGCCTGAACGAGCAGGCTATGCAGCGCTTTTATCAGGACAGCTCCTACTTCGGGGGCGGAGATTCAGGTTACTCTGATACCAGCTATTCAGATCAGGAATCTGCGTTGGGGGCCACCTTCGACCGGCTCGTCGGCAATCTAGAAAAGCGCAATATGACCGGCGGCGCCCTTCTCGAAGTCGGTTGTGGCTATGGATACCTTTTGAATGCGGCAAACGGATACTTTGCCCGCCGGGTCGGTACGGAGTATTCGCCTGAGGCCGCCACGATTGCCTCAAAGGTTGCAGACAGAGTGTATCCAGGAGGCGTCGATGGACTGGAGGGCAACGAGACGTTTAACTGCATTATTGCTACGCATGTGATCGAGCATGTCTATGATCCGATACAGTTCGTAGGAAACCTGGTGAACAGGCTGCAGACGGGCGGAACGCTTATCCTTGCGGCCCCGGACATGGGCGGACTTTTGAGAAAAGTAATGGGCAAGCGATGGGCGTCGTATAAAGTGCCCGAACACATTCATTACTTTGATGCGAGATCGCTGGAGCGGTTAATGCGTCTTGGGGGCCTCAATGAGATCCGACGGATCCCGTATCCGCATGCCTTCCCGCTCGGCCTGATAGCATCGAAATTCGGGATCCGCATCCCTTCGGTCCTGGCACGAAGGAATATTTGGGTCCCGGCAACGACGATCGCGCTAAGCGGAAAGATCTAGCATGGGTGAAGAAAGAACAGAAGATTACAAGAAACTGGTCTCGGTCGTCGTGCCCGTCTTCTGCGAAGAGAAGAATATCGGCACCGTTCTCGAACGAATAGCGAGCAGCATCGAACCCCGAAATATCGCATATGAGATCGTCGTGGTCGATGACGGTTCGCACGATGGGACTTGGACGACACTGTCGTCCTGCGCTGAGAAGCTGCCCATCCGTGCCGTGCGGCTGAGCCGAAATTTTGGTAAGGAATTGGCCCTTTGCGCGGGCTTGGAACGGGCGCGCGGCGATGCCGTGATCGTGATGGATGGGGATGGCCAGCACCCTCCGGAAGTGATATCCGAGATGCTGACCATCTGGCTTAGCGGCGACGCAGAGATCATCGATGCGGTCAAGAAGACGCGCGGCAAGGAATCGATACTGAGCAAACTCGGAGCACGGATCTTTTACTGGATCTGGGGCAGGCTATCGGGCTTCGACCTGGCAGCTGCATCAGATTTCAAGCTGCTTAGTCGTCAGGCAGTCGCGGCCTACCTCCAGATGGGCGAGCGAAATGTCTTTTTTCGCGGCATGACAGCATGGCTGGGGTTTTCTCGAGCAAAGGTCTATTTTGAAGTCGCGGGTCGCGAGGGCGGAACATCGACTTGGTCGTTCTTTCTCCTCGTCAACCTTGCGTTGACCGGAATCACCGGATTTTCGGCCGTTCCGCTTCAGATAATTACTGTCTTGGGCCTTGTGTTTATGCTGTTTGCGTTGGTCTTTGGAGCGCAGACCCTTTACATGTTCCTTAGCGGCCATGCGATGACGGGTTTCGCCACGGTGATCCTGCTGCTGCTGTTTATCGGAAGCCTGTTGATGTTCAGCCTTGGGATCATGGGCGAATATCTGGGACGCATCTACGATGAGGTCAAACGCCGGCCTCGATATGTGATCGCAGAAACGATCGAAGGCATGGCACGCGACGCGTCTTCGCAAAAATAGCATTCATTGCCGGAATGCGAAAAATGAGCACCGTCACGGACCCGATAATGGGAAACGGACCACCGTCGAGTTCCCCGTATTGAGGACGAGGAGCGTCCGGTCATTGTTTGTCTTGGTAATGACAAGGGACGATGGGTTGTCGAGCCCGTTTTGGCTATCCGGGCCGAGCGGAGTGGAACGGTTCCCTTTCAGGTCGAACGCTATGACCTCCTTTGTGGTGCCGCTGGTAACGTAAACGAGTTTTCGGCTTTCATCATATGCGACGTCAGGATAATGCCACACATACTTTTCCCATTCGGGTACATTCCATTGGCGGACAAACTTTCCGTCAAGGTCAAAGACCTGGATGCGTCCATTGCCATTATCTGTTACCAGAACAAGCCCGTCGGCGGTTGTAATTCCGGTCGCCTCACGGAATTGGCCTTCTCCATCGCCCAAACTTCCCCATTCGCTGAATTTCTCGGTAGTCGTATCGAACCGAACGATGCGCCCGTTCCCCTGGTCGACGATGAAAAGAGAACGATTCGGGCCAGTTGCCACATCGCGGGGGCCATAGAATCCGGGTGCGGGCCCCGACCAGTCCTTAACAAACCTTCCGTTGGGATCGAATCTAAAGAGCTTATTCAGTTGGGCGTCAGTAACATAAATGTCACCGTCACCGGTGGTCGCTATACCGTTTGGTTCCTTAAGCTGTCCTTCACCGAAAGCCGAGGTCACCCTGCCGGCCCGGTCAAATACCTGGATCCGTCCGTTGCCCGTGTCTGCGACGTAGTAATTGCCGGCTTTATCGGCGTCGATGCCGCGCGGCTTAGCGAGTGCGCCCCTAGGCGAGGTCGGGGCCATTTCGGGCGGCGTGGGTGGCGGCCTTTTTGAGCCGTATTTGACCGGATAAAGATCACCAGAATAGCCGTGGTAGAAGGTCGTGCCCCACAAATTACAGTCGGGTTGAACCATGCACACGTAGAGCTTTATCAGTGTCCCGTCCGGATGCCAGCGGCTGTGCGGTAAGGTAAGTCCCGTAGGCGGCTCGCCATTTAGGACCTTCGCCATATAGGGCCGCGCGCTTGTATCGAATCGTGAATAAGCGGCACGGACGCCAACGAGATGCCCTAGCGAAGCGATGAGGGCCGCAAACGCAAGGCCGCCGCAGACGACCCTGAACCGGGCGTTAGCCAGCATGTCCGGCAGATGGCGAATGATCACGATCGCGGCCGTCACGAGGCAGATCGCATAGGTCGTGGAGGCAAATCTGTAGTCGTAAGCCAGCCAATGCCCTGCCGGAACAGGGATGAACTTCTCATTTATCACCGATGCGGTGATCGCAGCAAAAATGCCGGCTAATATCAGGCTTCGAGAACTGTCTTCCCGCTTGAACCAAAAGGAAACGAACACCGCAAAAAGGACAAATAGGATCGCGAAGATCGCAAACATCGAACCGTCCGCCACATCGTCAGCCTTGAGATACATTCCGTCCAGCAGCGGCCAAAACCTATTCTTTGTCCACTCAGCAAAAGGAAGGAATGGCGATTCCCTCGTCATGATATCGGTCGCCGGTGCAAGCGGCGAACCCGCCGTCGCCGCAATGTGATAGATCGCGATCGGTGCAAAGGCAGCGCCAAGCATCGGGAACCCGATCCATTCCTTCGGCAACCGCCACAGCACTAGCGACGCGACCGCCCGGCCAAAACACCAGATCAGCCAAAAGGCGGGCACGAAAGGGTGGGCGAGGTAGGCCAACAACAAACATGCAAAGGTCCATATCGCCGGCCGGAACTTCCGGTCGGCAAGAAATTTCTCGCTGAAATAGATCGCGGGAATAATGAAAGTGATGCCTAACGTATAGTTCACGAAGCCGATGAACCAGCAGGCCACGTACATGCCGACTGCCGCCGGCAGAATAATGCACGCCGCGATGCCCGCCGAACGCCACTGTCGATCCTCAAGCTCGGCAACACCTATCGCCGCCACGATAGCCGAAAAGAGTGCGATCAGGGCTACCGAAATGGCTTTCGGAAGGTATATGAGCGAGATGCCAAAAGCTTTGAACAGTCCGATGAAGCCCAATGAGAGATATGGGAACAGTTTGTAGCCGAGGAACGATGTCAACTGAAGGTCTAGAGTAGATGTTCCCGCAAGGGTTTCCCAGAGAAGTTTGCTCACCAGCAGATGCTCAGGCAGGTCCACGAGCGGCGGATACAAGTTGCCATAGAACGGCAGCCACATCAGGACGATCAACCCCGCTGTCATGGCGATCAGAACGCGATGGCTCCGCAGCCATTCCTTCATGTTGCTAGATCGGCTTCTCGCAGGTGACGTGTCTTGTTTTTTGTCCATCGTTTTCTTCTTCGGCCGATCAGTCTGCGATGTCTCGAATAACGTAGTTAGGCCGCTGTTTCACCTCGTCATAGATACGCCCGATATACTCCCCGATCGATCCTAAGAGGATCAATTGGATCCCGCCGATCACGAGTATGACTACGATCAGAGAAGCCCAGCCACGTGCCAGGGTGGACACAGTGGGATCGACGAAATGCACCGCGAGCGCATAGATCAAAAGTAATACGGCGACAAAGCACGAAAGAAAGCCCACATAAACGGCAACTCGGAGCGGCACCGTAGAGAAACCGACGATCCCGTTGATTGCCAGCCTCACCGATTGACGAACATTATATTTAGCTGTTCCCGCAAACCTTGCCGGCCGTTCGTAGCTGACCGCGACCTGTCTAAATCCAAGCCAGCTTCTCAGCCCCCGAAGAAATCGGTTCCTCTCAGGGAGGGCCTTGAGATAGTTGACGACCTTTCTGTCGAGTAAGCAAAAATCTCCTGTATCAAGCGGTATTTCAATGCTGGAGACATATTGCAGCATCCTGTAAAATGAGAATGCAAAGACCTTTTTCCAGATCGGCTCCTTTCCGCGTCTTTCTCTGACGGCATACACGATCTCAGCTCCATCCTTCCATTTTCTTAACATTTCGGTTATCACATGGGGCGGATCCTGCAGATCGGCATCCATCAGGACCGTAGCATCGCCGGAACTGAAGTCGATCCCGGCGGTGATCGCCGCCTGATGGCCAAAATTCCGAGAGAAGTTGATCAACTTGATACGTGGGTCATTCTTCTTCAATTCGCGAATCAACTCCTCCGACCTGTCCCAACTGCCGTTATTAACGAAGAGAAATTCAGCATTCGTGATCTGATTCTGATCGAGGACTGATGCTACCTGTCGGTATAGTTCCGGAATGTTCTCCTCTTCATTGAAGGTTGGAAAAACGAGCGAGAGTTCGACTTTCTCGCCTACGCTTCCTGCGAAAATCGGCCCGTTCGACGATGTCCCCGCATATCGCAGTAGTTCCGCCGCCAGTTCCTTGGCTAGCTCCGGGTTCTCGCGGCAGATCGCTTCAAGCTTGCTGTTCATGGAAAAGCCTAATTGCTACTTTGCCGCCAAGGTAAGCTTGGATAAATTCGCCCCACTGTTGTTCAAAACCAACAGGGACGGCACGCGATTCTCGGTCGTGATGCAGATCGATGTCGGATTGCTCAATCTGGTGTTTCCATCCTGCCGAAAACCGCGGTCCACGCTATTGCCTTCGAGATCATACGCCAGGACCTCATTCTTCCAACTATTCGTCACATAGAGGAGTTTCGTAGCCGGGTCGAATACGACGTCTGGGTAGTTCCAAACATACCGTTCCCAACCTGGCACCTCCCACTCGCGAACAAAATTACCCTCAAGGTCGAAAACCTGGATGCGGTTATTTCCATTGTCCGCAACAAAGACAAACCGGTCGCTGGTCGCGATGCCTGTTGATTCCCGAAACTGAGATGGCCCGGCACCAATGCTCCCAAACGAAGTGAATTTCTCAGTTGAAGGCTCAAAGCGGACGATCCGCGTGTTTCCCTGATCGATAATGTAGAGGTCGTTGTTAGGCCCGAAGGCGATATCACGTGGGCCATAGAAGCCAGGTTCAGGCCCTTTCCATTCCTTTTGAAAAGTGCCGTCGGCAGTGAACTTCAGTAACTTGTGATTTGCCGGATCGGTAACGAAGATCGCGCCGGAGCTATCAATCGCCACTCCATTCGGAGTTTTTATCTCGCCCG is a genomic window of Chloracidobacterium sp. containing:
- a CDS encoding glycosyltransferase family 2 protein; translated protein: MNSKLEAICRENPELAKELAAELLRYAGTSSNGPIFAGSVGEKVELSLVFPTFNEEENIPELYRQVASVLDQNQITNAEFLFVNNGSWDRSEELIRELKKNDPRIKLINFSRNFGHQAAITAGIDFSSGDATVLMDADLQDPPHVITEMLRKWKDGAEIVYAVRERRGKEPIWKKVFAFSFYRMLQYVSSIEIPLDTGDFCLLDRKVVNYLKALPERNRFLRGLRSWLGFRQVAVSYERPARFAGTAKYNVRQSVRLAINGIVGFSTVPLRVAVYVGFLSCFVAVLLLIYALAVHFVDPTVSTLARGWASLIVVILVIGGIQLILLGSIGEYIGRIYDEVKQRPNYVIRDIAD